The Chanodichthys erythropterus isolate Z2021 chromosome 14, ASM2448905v1, whole genome shotgun sequence genome window below encodes:
- the LOC137036420 gene encoding interleukin-1 receptor-like 1, which yields MMMMMRMLQMILLLTESVLISSYQLNSTVKCERPYKKKTVRVLAGESLYLPCPDSDCHIETKNTSYEWFKYIERTEQVEQIGTEESERIHYHLSELYILWLTLNDTGCYITRWWYEEDKCDEYITDVVVYEEFNRDLLDYTPEEEKPSKIYCPVCEYQQATFIWYKNFSLIPNQSAEYLLLRNSSKESVGIYTCVCTWEHNGIKHNRSGFRELIIRDMSSSSPRFQLPINNSIVITDVGTELILYCSVFFGYTVCDECSVQWERNKTRIDAVNGYKQETRKHGGIMESFLTITKVSELDLRSEYRCRAEDSYKYFYASIILKRKGIQ from the exons atgatgatgatgatgaggatgtTACAGATGATTTTGCTCCTGACTGAATCTGTCCTGATCTCGTCATATCAGTTGAACTCCACAG ttAAGTGTGAAAGACCCTATAAAAAGAAAACCGTGAGAGTTCTAGCTGGAGAATCCCTGTATTTACCCTGCCCCGACAGTGACTGCCATATTGAGACTAAAAACACCTCGTATGAATGGTTCAAATACATCGAAAGAACAGAGCAGGTTGAGCAAATCGGGACGGAGGAGAGCGAACGCATCCATTACCATCTTTCTGAATTATACATCCTTTGGTTGACCCTGAACGACACAGGATGCTACATCACACGCTG GTGGTATGAGGAGGACAAATGTGATGAATATATAACTGACGTTGTGGTTTATGAGGAGTTCAACAGAGATCTCTTGGACTATACTCCGGAAGAAGAAAAGCCGTCAAAAATCTACTGTCCAGTGTGTGAATATCAGCAGGCCACGTTCATCTGGTATAAG AATTTCTCTCTTATTCCAAACCAGTCTGCAGAGTATTTACTTCTCCGTAACTCTTCAAAAGAAAGTGTGGGTATTTACACCTGCGTTTGCACCTGGGAGCACAACGGGATAAAACACAACCGCTCTGGATTTCGCGAACTGATCATCAGAG ATATGTCCAGCAGTTCTCCTAGGTTTCAACTTCCCATCAATAACTCCATTGTGATCACTGATGTGG GTACAGAGTTGATCCTCTATTGTTCTGTCTTCTTTGGATACACTGTGTGTGATGAGTGCTCTGTTCAGTGGGAAAGGAATAAAACCAGGATAGATGCGGTGAATGGATATAAGCAGGAAACGAG AAAGCACGGTGGCATCATGGAGTCATTTTTGACCATTACTAAAGTTTCTGAGCTGGACCTCCGTTCTGAGTATCGCTGCAGAGCTGAAGActcttataaatatttttatgcatCAATCATTTTGAAGCGTAAAG GAATCCAATGA